Proteins from a single region of Carassius gibelio isolate Cgi1373 ecotype wild population from Czech Republic chromosome B15, carGib1.2-hapl.c, whole genome shotgun sequence:
- the sst1.2 gene encoding somatostatin 1.2, giving the protein MRLCELQCYLALLGLSLMLCGRSANSQLEPDLDFRHRRLMQRARAIGEATQDWTKKDVEEFLSLLSMPEMEMREADVSTAGENEDLRVELERSVESSNHLPARERKAGCKNFYWKGFTSC; this is encoded by the exons ATGAGACTGTGTGAGCTGCAGTGTTATTTGGCCCTGTTGGGTCTGTCCCTTATGCTATGTGGCCGCAGTGCAAATTCTCAGCTAGAGCCGGACCTGGACTTCCGCCATCGCAGACTAATGCAGAGAGCAAGAGCGATTGGAGAGGCTACACAG GACTGGACTAAGAAAGATGTAGAGGAGTTCCTTTCCCTGCTTTCCATGCCTGAAATGGAGATGCGCGAGGCTGACGTTTCAACGGCAGGTGAAAACGAGGACCTGCGCGTGGAGCTAGAACGGTCGGTGGAAAGCTCAAACCACCTGCCCGCTCGGGAACGCAAAGCAGGATGCAAAAACTTCTACTGGAAAGGCTTCACTTCCTGCTAA